A single genomic interval of Nocardioides nitrophenolicus harbors:
- a CDS encoding YncE family protein — MRTSSRALRRLSLAATAVGVAALALAFPQPAPAEPGPAARAAAVTDGPAAPTTLPQRAPGLRDVMWVGNNWAGTASIVDAHEFTVLKRGVDLIPDKAQELAAIRSNPVDLAYFLLIRYGPGEGHDQFVDDMFTTLDGRYLAVSRPSFADVVWIDIAKATAGAPDSIVREQSMDGHRSDHMALSPDGRRLLVSDSTERQVIEYSMVDETLTDGTVVKLGDRLRTFPSGETPHESNYTRDGQRIFHASIGLVYTPGDIPLLDALKGDRWFQVVRDADFSILRRWGIGRELAEAGYPNMSSAVRPMAVSPDERYVYFQVSFFHGFVEFDTQAPDLNGKVDYTLGGVPEPRVGAVTRLIPLPNRVPTMLREQYVNDSAHHGLSINAAGDTLCVAGTMDDYAALVDRTSGRATLFDEKTTGHTYLKPYWTTEGLDDTCWISLSGSDAVAVIDTNTGQELAYRAVGDHPQRVRHGYVPESLVATW, encoded by the coding sequence ATGCGGACGTCCTCCCGAGCTCTCCGTCGCCTGTCCCTCGCCGCCACCGCCGTCGGCGTCGCGGCGCTGGCCCTGGCGTTCCCCCAGCCGGCCCCCGCCGAGCCCGGCCCGGCGGCCAGGGCCGCCGCCGTCACGGACGGCCCCGCCGCCCCGACCACGCTGCCGCAACGGGCACCCGGCCTGCGCGACGTGATGTGGGTCGGCAACAACTGGGCCGGCACGGCGAGCATCGTCGACGCCCACGAATTCACCGTCCTCAAGCGCGGCGTCGACCTGATCCCCGACAAGGCCCAGGAGCTCGCCGCGATCCGGTCCAACCCGGTCGACCTGGCCTACTTCCTGCTCATCAGGTACGGCCCGGGCGAGGGCCACGACCAGTTCGTCGACGACATGTTCACCACCCTCGACGGGCGCTATCTCGCGGTGTCGCGGCCCAGCTTCGCCGACGTCGTCTGGATCGACATCGCCAAGGCCACGGCCGGCGCGCCGGACTCGATCGTCCGCGAGCAGTCGATGGACGGACACCGCAGCGACCACATGGCGCTCTCCCCCGACGGCCGGCGGCTGCTGGTCTCGGACTCGACCGAGCGCCAGGTGATCGAGTACTCCATGGTCGACGAGACGCTCACCGACGGCACCGTCGTCAAGCTCGGCGACCGGCTGCGGACCTTCCCGTCGGGCGAGACGCCACACGAGAGCAACTACACGCGCGACGGCCAGCGGATCTTCCACGCCTCGATCGGGCTGGTCTACACGCCCGGCGACATCCCGCTGCTCGACGCCCTCAAGGGCGACCGCTGGTTCCAGGTCGTGCGCGACGCCGACTTCTCGATCCTGCGCCGCTGGGGCATCGGCCGCGAGCTGGCCGAGGCCGGCTACCCCAACATGAGCAGCGCCGTACGCCCGATGGCGGTCTCCCCCGACGAGCGCTACGTCTACTTCCAGGTGTCCTTCTTCCACGGCTTCGTCGAGTTCGACACCCAGGCGCCCGACCTCAACGGCAAGGTCGACTACACCCTCGGCGGCGTCCCCGAGCCGCGGGTCGGCGCGGTCACCCGGCTGATCCCGCTGCCCAACCGGGTGCCGACCATGCTGCGCGAGCAGTACGTCAACGACTCGGCCCACCACGGCCTGTCGATCAACGCCGCGGGCGACACCCTCTGCGTCGCGGGCACCATGGACGACTACGCCGCCCTCGTCGACCGTACGTCGGGCCGGGCCACCCTCTTCGACGAGAAGACCACCGGGCACACCTACCTCAAGCCGTACTGGACCACCGAGGGCCTCGACGACACCTGCTGGATCTCGCTCTCCGGCAGCGACGCGGTCGCGGTCATCGACACGAACACCGGCCAGGAGCTCGCCTACCGGGCCGTCGGCGACCACCCGCAGCGGGTGCGGCACGGCTACGTCCCGGAAAGCCTGGTCGCGACCTGGTGA
- a CDS encoding gamma-glutamylcyclotransferase family protein: MTSYAAYGTNLDPQRMGERCPHSPLQTTGWLTGWRLTFGGEEHGWDGALATIAPDPIGSVFVAVYDVSPLDEPSLDEWESADSGLYRRTKVRISTMVGEIVAWTYVLDAYEGGLPSASYLGVLADAAEAADAPADYVAGLRARACRSTGL; encoded by the coding sequence GTGACGTCGTACGCCGCCTACGGCACCAACCTCGACCCCCAGCGGATGGGCGAGCGGTGCCCCCACTCGCCGCTGCAGACCACCGGCTGGCTGACCGGGTGGCGGCTGACCTTCGGCGGCGAGGAGCACGGCTGGGACGGCGCCCTGGCCACCATCGCGCCGGACCCGATCGGCTCGGTGTTCGTCGCCGTCTACGACGTCAGCCCGCTCGACGAGCCGAGCCTGGACGAGTGGGAGTCGGCCGACTCGGGGCTGTACCGCAGGACGAAGGTGCGGATCTCCACGATGGTGGGCGAGATCGTGGCGTGGACCTACGTGCTTGACGCCTACGAGGGAGGCCTGCCCTCGGCGTCGTACCTCGGGGTGCTGGCCGACGCGGCCGAGGCGGCCGACGCACCCGCGGACTACGTCGCCGGGCTGCGCGCCCGCGCCTGCCGCTCCACGGGGCTGTGA
- a CDS encoding S8 family peptidase gives MSRILGFIASCALALAGLAAVPLPQAQATSAGLLDVIVVLKPGADAAGTADALVTRKGGAVTHVYEHALNGFAATLTDALAAVLHGDSRVLSVEADRTMRASDTQSPTSSWGQDRVDQRTLPLDGAYSWTTTGSGVDAYVVDTGIQLSHPDFGGRAVSGTDTVDGDADASDCNGHGTHVAGTIGGASTGLAKAARLVAVRVLDCAGSGATSGVIAGLDWVVANHQAGRPAVANMSLGGGASSALDAAVQRVIADGVTMAVAAGNENADSCTKSPARVPAALTVAASDRTDARASFSNRGTCVDLFAPGVDITSDWLDGGTHTISGTSMATPHVAGAAALYLSAHPTATPAEVGTAILGATTKGKVTGTGRTCVLLVVCSPATPNNHLLYTGA, from the coding sequence ATGTCTCGGATTCTCGGATTCATCGCGTCCTGCGCGCTCGCCCTGGCCGGCCTCGCCGCCGTCCCCCTTCCCCAAGCCCAGGCCACCTCGGCCGGGCTGCTCGACGTGATCGTCGTACTGAAGCCGGGGGCCGACGCCGCCGGCACCGCCGACGCGCTGGTGACCCGCAAGGGCGGCGCGGTCACCCACGTCTACGAGCACGCCCTCAACGGCTTCGCCGCCACCCTGACCGACGCCCTGGCCGCGGTGCTGCACGGCGACAGTCGGGTGCTCTCGGTCGAGGCGGACCGCACGATGCGCGCCAGCGACACCCAGTCGCCGACCTCGAGCTGGGGCCAGGACCGGGTCGACCAGCGCACCCTGCCGCTCGACGGCGCCTACTCGTGGACGACCACCGGCTCCGGCGTCGACGCGTACGTCGTCGACACCGGCATCCAGCTCTCCCACCCCGACTTCGGCGGGCGCGCGGTGTCCGGCACCGACACCGTCGACGGCGACGCCGACGCGAGCGACTGCAACGGCCACGGCACCCACGTCGCCGGGACCATCGGCGGCGCGAGCACGGGGCTGGCGAAGGCCGCCCGGCTGGTCGCCGTCCGCGTTCTCGACTGCGCGGGCTCGGGTGCCACGTCCGGCGTGATCGCCGGCCTGGACTGGGTCGTGGCGAACCACCAGGCCGGCCGGCCCGCCGTGGCCAACATGAGTCTGGGAGGCGGCGCGTCGAGCGCGCTCGACGCCGCGGTGCAGCGGGTGATCGCCGACGGCGTCACCATGGCGGTCGCCGCCGGCAACGAGAACGCCGACTCCTGCACGAAGTCGCCCGCCCGGGTGCCCGCCGCCCTGACCGTCGCGGCCAGCGACCGCACCGACGCCCGCGCCTCCTTCTCCAACCGCGGCACCTGCGTCGACCTGTTCGCCCCCGGCGTCGACATCACCTCCGACTGGCTCGACGGCGGCACCCACACCATCAGCGGTACGTCGATGGCGACGCCCCACGTCGCCGGGGCCGCGGCGCTGTACCTGTCCGCGCACCCCACCGCCACCCCCGCCGAGGTCGGCACGGCCATCCTGGGCGCGACCACCAAGGGCAAGGTCACCGGGACCGGGCGCACCTGCGTGCTGCTCGTCGTCTGCTCCCCCGCCACCCCCAACAACCACCTGCTGTACACCGGCGCCTGA
- the lpdA gene encoding dihydrolipoyl dehydrogenase → MTHFDVLVLGAGPGGYVAAIRAAQLGKSVAVIEKKYWGGVCLNVGCIPSKALLKNAELAHTLTHEKAKFGIEGDATMAYGPTHARSRAVAGQMSKGVHFLMKKNKITEIDGWGTLTGPKSVSVALNDGSTADYTCDNLILAGGATVRTVPGVEVNGKNIVSYEEQILDENLPSSIIIGGSGAIGVEFAYVLKNFGVDVTIVEFLDRMVPTEDADVSKELARHYKKLGVKVLTSTAVKGVEDTGSGVRVRVAPAAGGDEQVLEADKFLAAFGFAPRVEGYGLESTGVALTERGAIQIDEYCRTNVEGVYAIGDVTGKMMLAHVAEAMGVVAAETLAGAETMPVEYDFVPRATYCQPQIGSFGYSEAQAKEKGYDVKTASFPFTANGKAQGLGEAVGFVKIVADAEFNEILGAHMIGPDVTELLPALTLAQKWDLTADEVGRNVFAHPTLSEAVKEAIHGIAGHMINL, encoded by the coding sequence GTGACCCACTTCGATGTCCTCGTCCTCGGTGCCGGCCCCGGTGGTTACGTCGCCGCGATCCGCGCAGCTCAGCTCGGCAAGTCCGTTGCCGTGATCGAGAAGAAGTACTGGGGCGGCGTCTGTCTCAACGTCGGCTGCATCCCGTCCAAGGCGCTGCTCAAGAACGCCGAGCTGGCCCACACGCTGACCCATGAGAAGGCGAAGTTCGGCATCGAGGGCGACGCCACGATGGCCTACGGCCCGACGCACGCGCGCTCGCGCGCGGTCGCCGGGCAGATGAGCAAGGGCGTCCACTTCCTGATGAAGAAGAACAAGATCACCGAGATCGACGGCTGGGGCACCCTCACCGGCCCGAAGTCGGTCTCCGTCGCGCTCAACGACGGCTCCACCGCCGACTACACCTGCGACAACCTGATCCTGGCCGGCGGCGCCACGGTCCGCACCGTCCCCGGCGTCGAGGTCAACGGCAAGAACATCGTGTCGTACGAGGAGCAGATCCTCGACGAGAACCTGCCCTCGTCGATCATCATCGGCGGCTCCGGTGCGATCGGCGTCGAGTTCGCCTACGTGCTCAAGAACTTCGGCGTCGACGTCACCATCGTCGAGTTCCTCGACCGGATGGTCCCCACCGAGGACGCCGACGTGTCCAAGGAGCTCGCCCGCCACTACAAGAAGCTCGGCGTGAAGGTGCTGACCTCCACCGCCGTCAAGGGCGTCGAGGACACCGGCTCCGGCGTACGCGTGCGCGTGGCCCCCGCCGCGGGCGGTGACGAGCAGGTGCTCGAGGCCGACAAGTTCCTGGCCGCCTTCGGCTTCGCCCCCCGGGTCGAGGGCTACGGCCTGGAGAGCACCGGCGTCGCCCTCACCGAGCGCGGTGCGATCCAGATCGACGAGTACTGCCGCACCAACGTCGAGGGCGTCTACGCCATCGGCGACGTCACCGGCAAGATGATGCTCGCCCACGTCGCCGAGGCGATGGGCGTCGTCGCCGCCGAGACCCTCGCCGGCGCCGAGACCATGCCGGTCGAGTACGACTTCGTCCCGCGCGCGACGTACTGCCAGCCGCAGATCGGCTCCTTCGGCTACTCCGAGGCGCAGGCCAAGGAGAAGGGCTACGACGTCAAGACGGCCTCGTTCCCGTTCACCGCCAACGGCAAGGCCCAGGGCCTCGGCGAGGCCGTCGGCTTCGTCAAGATCGTCGCCGACGCCGAGTTCAACGAGATCCTCGGCGCCCACATGATCGGCCCCGACGTCACCGAGCTGCTCCCCGCGCTCACCCTCGCGCAGAAGTGGGACCTCACCGCCGACGAGGTGGGTCGCAATGTGTTCGCCCACCCGACGCTGTCCGAGGCGGTCAAGGAGGCGATCCACGGGATCGCCGGGCACATGATCAACCTCTAG
- a CDS encoding tyrosine-type recombinase/integrase, whose protein sequence is MDAQAFLDDVSSDMRRGRYIDVDAGKVSLRDYSAQWLSAQTFSETTYSLVEQRLRLHVYPRLGDRQLRQLTPSVIQAWLKGLSDLAPKYQKDIFGHLSAILTAAVDDEKITKNPCKAQSVKRPKLEPRKVVPWTRDQVVAVRDALPDQYQIMATLAAGLGLRQGEVFGLSPDDIDFLRGTVTIRRQVKLFVKNKAFAPPKAGRTREIPLPSTVRDALAAHLAAHPAQTVTLPWKTLGGEAVPVSLVVTRHGEAMGRNWVNSYLWGPALDKAEVPRGRDNGMHALRHFYASVLLDAGENIKALSSYLGHADPGFTLRTYTHLMPSSTERTRQAIDGALKGQDPASTSETGS, encoded by the coding sequence GTGGACGCGCAAGCCTTTCTCGATGATGTCAGCTCTGACATGCGCCGAGGGCGGTACATCGACGTCGATGCAGGCAAAGTCAGCTTGAGGGACTACTCGGCTCAATGGCTGTCTGCTCAGACCTTTTCGGAGACCACCTACAGCCTGGTGGAGCAGAGACTTAGGTTGCACGTGTATCCGAGACTCGGAGACCGGCAGCTCCGGCAGCTGACGCCCTCGGTGATCCAGGCCTGGCTGAAGGGTCTGAGCGACCTCGCGCCGAAGTACCAGAAGGACATCTTCGGACACCTCAGCGCCATCCTGACGGCTGCCGTAGACGACGAGAAGATCACGAAGAACCCATGCAAGGCCCAGTCGGTGAAGCGCCCGAAGCTGGAGCCTCGGAAGGTGGTGCCATGGACTCGGGATCAGGTCGTCGCGGTTCGTGATGCGCTGCCTGACCAGTATCAGATCATGGCCACCCTCGCTGCTGGCCTGGGATTGAGGCAGGGCGAGGTGTTCGGTTTATCTCCCGACGACATCGACTTTCTTCGGGGCACCGTGACGATCCGTCGACAGGTGAAGCTGTTCGTCAAGAACAAGGCGTTCGCTCCCCCGAAGGCGGGAAGGACCCGGGAGATCCCTCTGCCCTCCACGGTCCGCGATGCACTCGCGGCTCATCTCGCCGCCCATCCAGCTCAAACAGTCACCCTGCCGTGGAAAACCCTCGGCGGCGAGGCCGTTCCGGTGTCCCTGGTGGTTACCCGCCACGGCGAGGCGATGGGACGGAACTGGGTGAACAGCTACCTCTGGGGACCGGCCCTAGACAAGGCCGAGGTGCCCCGAGGTAGAGACAACGGGATGCACGCGCTCCGCCACTTCTACGCCTCGGTGTTGCTGGACGCCGGGGAGAACATCAAGGCGCTGTCCTCGTACCTCGGCCACGCCGACCCTGGATTCACCCTGCGGACCTACACCCACCTGATGCCGTCGAGCACCGAGCGGACCCGCCAGGCCATCGACGGTGCCCTCAAGGGCCAGGACCCCGCCTCGACGTCCGAGACGGGGTCCTGA
- a CDS encoding helix-turn-helix domain-containing protein yields the protein MPRKTPNRTVGANENLARRIEMERKSRGWSIEGLANRMTAAGCPMNGSAIYRIEDPEIRRKVDADELVTMATLFEMSVADLLTPPEAAHDSEVRKLFRRWQKLDGQHRRLRAEAGAAWDDMVAFADASGNQALGTLRELLHDNEKAYRPHDPSIVDTLLEVSLVRDLPTQSHAERERERRRNGED from the coding sequence ATGCCACGCAAGACGCCCAATCGCACGGTGGGAGCCAATGAGAACCTCGCAAGGCGCATCGAGATGGAACGCAAGAGCCGCGGCTGGAGCATCGAAGGCCTCGCCAACCGCATGACGGCGGCAGGCTGTCCAATGAACGGATCCGCGATCTATCGGATTGAAGATCCTGAGATTCGCCGGAAGGTTGACGCCGACGAACTGGTCACTATGGCCACCCTCTTCGAGATGTCCGTGGCGGACCTACTCACACCGCCGGAGGCCGCTCACGACAGCGAAGTGCGCAAGTTGTTCCGCAGGTGGCAGAAGTTAGACGGGCAACATCGGCGTCTCCGCGCGGAGGCAGGTGCCGCATGGGACGACATGGTGGCCTTCGCTGACGCCAGCGGAAATCAGGCTCTCGGCACCCTTCGGGAACTCCTCCACGACAACGAGAAGGCCTATCGCCCCCACGACCCCAGCATCGTGGACACGCTCCTCGAGGTTTCGCTAGTACGTGACCTTCCGACGCAGTCCCACGCAGAGCGGGAACGCGAGCGGCGCCGCAACGGGGAGGACTGA
- a CDS encoding helix-turn-helix transcriptional regulator, with translation MIDVDLLTTEEVAALLRKSPATCRYYRHIGIGPRSFRLGRRVVYRRCDVLVWLEQQYQQNNSEVA, from the coding sequence ATGATCGACGTTGACCTATTGACCACCGAGGAAGTGGCGGCACTGCTGCGCAAGTCTCCGGCCACCTGCAGGTACTACCGCCACATCGGGATCGGGCCGAGGTCGTTCCGCCTCGGGCGCCGAGTGGTCTACCGGCGGTGTGACGTTCTGGTGTGGCTGGAGCAGCAGTACCAGCAGAACAACAGCGAGGTGGCGTGA
- a CDS encoding DNA polymerase III subunit has translation MNLAAKYRPRRFGEVVGQATVIEGLRLAVASTEIRQSYLFCGPTGSGKTTTARILAAAINCTDPHQGEPCGRCDRCEILQPGEVPWMSYYEEISCAQASNREALQEALRHRDLGTIANRRVYLLDEAHALDYNAQSWLLGPLEDRDSKPLFILCTTEPEKLQSAVRDRCIDVAFGAVADQDLAGLLLSVAAKEGIQLGVPDAVGLAQQAGGSPRNALSLLDGSAHGLTTEHRSTAERIVAAMAAHNVGTMLVEVREAVASGEFRAAAVRGLAVEYWLDLLAHKRGAADSYRTSPRLRQHFEVARAIPEEVIASRLKVLADLDLAGQAGLRAELALEAALVQCISATDLDRHLAVMRRLDRLQSVVSRLVENPEGGAA, from the coding sequence ATGAATCTCGCGGCCAAGTATCGGCCCCGCCGGTTCGGGGAAGTGGTCGGCCAGGCGACGGTTATTGAGGGCCTTCGCCTGGCCGTGGCTTCAACGGAGATCAGGCAGTCCTACCTCTTCTGCGGTCCGACTGGATCTGGCAAGACCACCACCGCACGGATCCTCGCTGCTGCGATCAACTGCACTGACCCCCATCAGGGGGAGCCATGTGGGCGCTGTGACCGGTGCGAGATCCTTCAGCCCGGCGAGGTTCCTTGGATGTCCTACTACGAGGAGATCAGCTGCGCGCAGGCCTCGAACAGGGAGGCTCTCCAAGAAGCTCTGAGACACCGAGACCTCGGCACCATCGCTAACCGCCGGGTCTACCTCCTCGATGAGGCGCACGCCCTCGACTACAACGCGCAGAGTTGGTTGCTGGGCCCATTGGAGGATCGAGACTCGAAGCCGCTATTCATCCTGTGCACCACTGAACCGGAGAAGCTTCAGTCTGCGGTCCGCGACCGATGCATCGACGTCGCGTTCGGTGCGGTAGCCGACCAGGACCTCGCCGGGCTGCTCCTCTCGGTCGCGGCGAAGGAGGGCATCCAACTCGGAGTGCCCGATGCAGTGGGACTGGCTCAGCAGGCTGGGGGCTCTCCTCGGAATGCCCTTTCTCTACTGGACGGCTCTGCTCACGGCCTGACGACTGAACACCGGTCAACGGCGGAGCGGATCGTTGCAGCGATGGCCGCTCATAACGTCGGCACAATGCTGGTCGAGGTCCGGGAAGCGGTCGCATCGGGGGAGTTCCGTGCCGCAGCTGTCCGCGGACTTGCTGTCGAGTACTGGTTGGACCTACTTGCTCACAAGCGTGGCGCCGCGGACTCGTACCGAACCTCGCCGCGGTTGCGGCAACACTTCGAGGTGGCTCGGGCCATTCCCGAGGAGGTGATCGCATCCCGCCTCAAGGTGTTGGCCGACCTCGACCTCGCGGGCCAGGCAGGTCTGCGTGCAGAGCTGGCCCTGGAGGCGGCGTTGGTCCAGTGCATCTCGGCCACGGATCTGGACCGGCACCTTGCGGTGATGCGACGACTGGATCGCCTCCAATCGGTGGTCAGCCGGCTCGTGGAGAATCCAGAAGGCGGTGCAGCATGA
- a CDS encoding replication initiation protein, producing MITGDFLPGGPSLHQRSADEFSATWLTEDDRQWYLDRFGDARSILAGRPHRPEDPSSDDGLYWRHVPCTMDALRDSTHLRIGGPKYVVFLNVDIDLPFDAAEQALAAFPIKPNLYGQNIDSGHVHAQWRLAHPVNLDNPRERANLAALQVQMTAALDGDPAYTFGTARNPLAKNSDYVWWQNHRDGLTISELRSACFTILPEDFTVSASSLWSSDRSTGNRQLDGCAEDPRGFWWDESGQLIARSRTLFEVLRHEGYELRRSGLEGISEAQLLPTADRLLTLFEDIEPHRHPVHRCEADAVIRSVVRFCNQRYTPEVGGQRAIELARRASAEAWESNPEQMERNRRECAIPARIAARAARASLDAARIRLEKESHPELTQQQIGDRLGCSQQKVSRALAEGFDDTGSAPAGPQDETDQYDEHGRAGSADSSDRDVNEYAMSSPSNTRVEQVAELTAMGLTNTEIAHLLDISMRTVRRLRAEGVELGQDQVSDEPDQPAEHPENRADSADHVVPAPRDMVLAVFNLPNSTTPTNSHGRQGPIRSAQGAQGAPHGSQVDRSYSASVTGAQGDAAGHRLRMHWRDGRGWS from the coding sequence TTGATCACCGGGGACTTCCTTCCAGGAGGCCCCTCTCTGCATCAGCGATCCGCCGACGAGTTCAGCGCAACCTGGCTGACCGAGGATGACCGTCAGTGGTACCTGGACCGATTCGGGGACGCAAGGTCCATCCTCGCTGGCCGGCCCCACCGACCCGAGGATCCGAGTTCTGACGACGGCCTGTACTGGCGGCACGTCCCCTGCACGATGGACGCGCTCCGAGACTCCACCCACCTACGGATCGGTGGCCCCAAGTACGTGGTGTTCCTCAACGTGGACATCGATCTTCCCTTCGATGCGGCGGAGCAGGCGTTGGCCGCGTTCCCGATCAAGCCCAACCTGTATGGGCAGAACATCGACAGTGGACACGTCCATGCGCAGTGGCGGCTCGCCCACCCCGTGAACCTTGACAACCCGAGGGAGCGGGCCAACCTCGCGGCCCTTCAGGTGCAGATGACCGCGGCGCTGGACGGCGACCCCGCCTACACCTTCGGCACCGCCAGGAACCCGCTGGCCAAGAACTCCGACTACGTGTGGTGGCAGAACCACCGGGACGGGCTCACCATCTCGGAGCTCCGGTCGGCCTGCTTCACGATCCTCCCCGAGGACTTCACCGTCTCTGCGTCGAGCCTGTGGTCATCGGATCGGTCCACCGGCAACCGCCAGCTAGATGGATGCGCCGAGGACCCCCGAGGGTTCTGGTGGGACGAGTCGGGGCAGTTGATCGCCAGGAGCCGCACGCTGTTCGAGGTTCTCCGGCACGAGGGGTACGAACTCCGCCGATCCGGCCTGGAGGGCATCTCCGAGGCGCAGCTCCTGCCCACCGCCGACCGCCTCCTGACGCTGTTCGAGGACATCGAGCCCCATCGGCATCCGGTCCACCGATGCGAAGCCGACGCCGTGATCCGGTCGGTGGTGAGGTTCTGTAACCAGCGGTACACGCCGGAAGTGGGAGGCCAGCGGGCCATCGAACTTGCGCGACGAGCCAGCGCCGAGGCCTGGGAGAGCAATCCAGAGCAGATGGAACGCAACCGCCGGGAGTGTGCAATCCCTGCACGGATCGCGGCTAGGGCAGCCCGAGCGTCCCTCGACGCGGCACGCATTCGACTTGAGAAGGAGTCGCACCCCGAACTCACTCAGCAGCAGATCGGTGACCGACTCGGGTGCTCCCAACAGAAGGTGTCGCGGGCATTGGCCGAGGGGTTCGATGACACGGGCTCGGCGCCTGCCGGGCCTCAGGATGAGACCGACCAGTACGACGAGCACGGGCGGGCCGGCTCCGCCGATTCTTCTGATAGGGACGTCAATGAGTACGCCATGTCCTCCCCCTCGAATACCCGGGTGGAGCAGGTCGCGGAGCTGACCGCGATGGGCCTCACCAACACCGAGATCGCCCATCTCCTCGACATCTCGATGCGCACCGTCCGCCGACTCCGCGCCGAGGGGGTTGAACTTGGCCAGGATCAGGTCTCCGATGAGCCCGATCAGCCCGCGGAGCATCCCGAGAACCGCGCTGACAGCGCCGATCACGTCGTGCCCGCGCCCCGAGACATGGTGCTGGCCGTGTTCAACCTCCCGAACTCAACGACTCCGACGAACTCCCACGGGCGTCAAGGGCCCATCCGAAGCGCTCAAGGGGCCCAAGGAGCGCCGCACGGGTCTCAGGTCGATCGTTCGTACTCCGCGAGCGTCACGGGCGCTCAGGGAGACGCCGCTGGGCATCGCCTCCGCATGCATTGGCGGGATGGCCGTGGGTGGAGCTGA
- a CDS encoding CAP domain-containing protein produces MTVAWWGKVAGTVLGLAVLGGSLSPASPAEAAGDVRSDVVLCKPTAFIAMLAPAGSSVAVSGQSLSKKGVRRSGGQIRATMSATGTVTTTATYEAEGEVTRCDGSGPAKETLTVKVTANASSAVAAKASVKGRSKKAAYRAAKKAVRAKLRDKGVDANAPVIKANARADATELLLAKAGGPTVGPSLPSAEALKYLEDRMFDLINVQRSQNMGTWNGQPVALSPWKRLPEIEPAGRAWAQHLIDNNLPLAHPSSAEIKADGDALGCNQRPGGFPNAFSEALATTRYPQDMEAVAQETVQAWMASPSHRAILLSYADTYAGVASAFAVDGGGVVALRTAAADCSNITGY; encoded by the coding sequence ATGACCGTGGCGTGGTGGGGCAAGGTCGCAGGCACCGTGCTGGGACTCGCGGTGCTGGGCGGATCGCTGTCTCCAGCCTCACCCGCCGAGGCAGCCGGCGATGTCCGCAGTGATGTCGTTCTGTGCAAGCCCACTGCCTTCATCGCGATGCTCGCTCCCGCAGGCAGCTCGGTAGCAGTGAGTGGCCAGAGCCTTTCCAAGAAGGGCGTCCGTCGATCAGGCGGTCAGATCCGAGCCACGATGTCTGCCACCGGGACGGTGACCACCACCGCCACCTACGAGGCTGAGGGCGAGGTCACCAGGTGCGACGGCAGTGGTCCCGCCAAGGAGACGCTGACGGTGAAGGTCACGGCCAATGCTTCGTCCGCTGTTGCAGCGAAGGCCTCCGTCAAGGGTCGCTCCAAGAAGGCGGCCTACCGTGCAGCCAAGAAGGCGGTCCGGGCGAAGCTGCGAGACAAGGGCGTTGATGCCAATGCTCCTGTGATCAAGGCGAATGCCCGTGCTGACGCAACGGAGTTGTTGCTGGCCAAGGCTGGCGGCCCGACGGTGGGACCGTCCCTTCCGTCGGCAGAGGCGCTGAAGTACCTCGAGGACCGCATGTTTGACCTGATCAACGTCCAGCGGTCCCAGAACATGGGGACCTGGAACGGTCAGCCCGTGGCGCTGAGTCCGTGGAAGCGGCTGCCTGAGATCGAACCCGCTGGCAGGGCTTGGGCGCAGCACCTGATCGACAACAACCTGCCGCTGGCGCACCCATCCAGCGCCGAGATCAAGGCCGATGGGGATGCGCTGGGCTGTAACCAGCGACCCGGCGGGTTCCCGAACGCCTTCTCAGAGGCGTTGGCCACCACCCGATACCCCCAGGACATGGAAGCCGTGGCCCAGGAGACGGTCCAGGCTTGGATGGCCTCGCCTAGTCACCGCGCGATCCTGCTGTCCTACGCCGACACCTATGCGGGGGTGGCCAGCGCCTTCGCCGTCGATGGTGGGGGAGTGGTCGCTCTCCGGACCGCTGCCGCGGACTGCTCCAACATCACGGGGTACTGA